The following coding sequences are from one Candoia aspera isolate rCanAsp1 chromosome 13, rCanAsp1.hap2, whole genome shotgun sequence window:
- the C13H15orf40 gene encoding UPF0235 protein C15orf40 homolog, which translates to MLGRALPAFRRSGLPVWAAAGRGLAMPRKGKAQTKDLVKPSVPPVPVATDKSGSVIISVHAKPGSKQNAVTDLTNDAVSVAIAAPPSEGEANTELCRYLSKVLEVKKSDVVLEKGSKSREKVVKILAPLTPEDVLEKLRKEISS; encoded by the exons ATGCTGGGTCGGGCTCTTCCCGCTTTCCGTCGTTCAGGGCTTCCGGTTTGGGCTGCCGCGGGACGGGGACTTGCCATGCCCCGGAAG GGGAAAGCACAGACTAAAGACTTAGTAAAGCCTTCTGTTCCTCCAGTTCCTGTGGCAACTGATAAAAGTGGCTCTGTTATTATCTCTGTTCATGCCAAACCAGGATCTAAACAAAATGCTGTAACAG ATCTGACCAATGATGCGGTAAGCGTGGCCATTGCTGCACCTCCATCTGAAGGGGAAGCCAACACGGAGCTCTGTCGCTACCTCTCTAAAGTCCTTGAAGTCAAGAAAAGTgatgtggtgttggagaag GGGAGTAAATCTCGAGAAAAAGTAGTGAAAATTTTGGCACCACTGACTCCAGAGGACGTTTTAGAGAAGCTGAGAAAAGAGATCTCCAGCTGA
- the BTBD1 gene encoding BTB/POZ domain-containing protein 1, with amino-acid sequence MAAAGGLEAALAAAGGGEGPAGAAGVPAPAPPVVVQREPAYNWQATKRSLRERFAFLFANELLSDVRFVVGKGGPRAGGGAPGPGQQRIPAHRFVLAAGSAVFDAMFNGGMATTSAEIELPDVEPAAFLALLRFLYSDEVQIGPETVMTTLYTAKKYAVPALEAHCVEFLTKHLRADNAFMLLTQARLFDEPQLASLCLDTIDKSTMDAISAEGFTDIDIDTLCAVLERDTLSIRESRLFGAVVRWAEAECQRQQLPVTSANKQKVLGKALSLIRFPLMTIEEFAAGPAQSGILSDREVVNLFLHFTVNPKPRVDYIDRPRCCLRGKECSINRFQQVESRWGYSGTSDRIRFTVNRRISIVGFGLYGSIHGPTDYQVNIQIIEYEKNQTLGQNDTGFSCDGTASTFRVMFKEPIEILPTVCYTACATLKGPDSHYGTKGLKKVIHESPTSSKTCFFFFSSPGNNNGTSIEDGQIPEIIFYT; translated from the exons ATGGCGGCCGCGGGCGGCCTTGAGGCGGCGTTGGCGGCCGCCGGTGGGGGCGAGGGGCCGGCCGGCGCGGCGGGGGTGCCGGCGCCCGCGCCGCCGGTGGTGGTCCAGCGCGAGCCGGCGTACAACTGGCAGGCCACGAAGCGGTCGCTGCGGGAGCGCTTCGCCTTCCTCTTCGCCAACGAGCTGCTCAGCGACGTGCGCTTCGTGGTGGGCAAAGGCGGGCCGCGGGCCGGCGGAGGGGCGCCCGGGCCGGGCCAGCAGCGCATCCCCGCGCACCGCTTCGTGCTGGCCGCGGGCAGCGCCGTCTTCGACGCCATGTTCAACGGCGGGATGGCCACCACCTCGGCCGAGATCGAGCTGCCTGACGTGGAGCCCGCCGCCTTCCTGGCCCTGCTCAG ATTTTTATATTCAGATGAAGTTCAGATTGGTCCTGAAACTGTTATGACCACTCTCTATACAGCTAAGAAGTATGCTGTCCCTGCCCTGGAAGCTCATTGTGTAGAATTTCTCACTAAGCACCTTCGGGCAGATAATGCTTTTATGCTGCTTACTCAG GCTCGTTTATTTGATGAACCCCAACTGGCCAGTCTCTGTCTTGACACGATAGACAAAAGTACTATGGATGCAATAAGTGCAGAAGGCTTTACAGATATTGATATAG ACACACTGTGTGCAGTACTGGAAAGAGATACTCTCAGCATTCGAGAGAGTAGGCTCTTTGGAGCTGTTGTTCGTTGGGCTGAAGCTGAATGTCAAAGGCAACAGCTACCTGTCACCTCTGCAAATAAGCAGAAAGTACTCGGCAAAGCTCTCTCTTTAATCCGCTTTCCACTCATGACAATTGAGGAGTTTGCAGCAG GTCCTGCTCAATCTGGAATTTTGTCAGATCGGGAGGTAGTAAATCTCTTTCTGCATTTTACAGTCAACCCTAAACCTAGAGTTGACTATATTGACCGACCAAGATGCTGTCTTAGAGGGAAGGAGTGCAGCATAAATAGATTCCAACAAGTGGAGAGTCGCTGGGGTTACAGTGGAACAAGTGATCGAATCAG gttCACAGTTAATAGAAGAATTTCAATTGTGGGATTTGGATTATATGGCTCTATTCATGGACCCACTGATTATCAAGTTAATATACAG ATAATTGAATATGAGAAAAATCAGACTCTAGGACAAAATGACACTGGATTTAGCTGTGATGGAACTGCCAGCACCTTCAGAGTTATGTTCAAAGAACCAATAGAGATTTTGCCGACTGTGTGTTACACTGCTTGTGCAACCTTGAAA GGCCCCGATTCTCATTATGGCACCAAGGGATTGAAGAAAGTGATCCATGAATCTCCAACTTCAAGCAaaacctgctttttcttttttagctcaCCAGGTAACAACAATGGAACATCGATAGAAGATGGACAAATACCGGAAATTATATTTTATACGTAA